The following coding sequences are from one Xiphias gladius isolate SHS-SW01 ecotype Sanya breed wild chromosome 14, ASM1685928v1, whole genome shotgun sequence window:
- the arf1 gene encoding ADP-ribosylation factor 1, with protein MGNVFAGLFKMFGRKEMRILMVGLDAAGKTTILYKLKLGEIVTTIPTIGFNVETVEYKNISFTVWDVGGQDKIRPLWRHYFQNTQGLIFVVDSNDRERCTEAREELLRMLAEDELRDAVLLVFANKQDLPNAMNAAELTDKMNLHSLRNRHWYIQATCATTGDGLYEGLDWLSNQLKNH; from the exons ATGGGGAATGTGTTTGCAGGGCTCTTTAAAATGTTCGGGAGGAAGGAGATGAGGATCCTCATGGTGGGTCTGGACGCTGCTGGAAAGACAACTATTTTGTACAAACTAAAACTTGGAGAGATTGTGACTACCATTCCCACAATAG GTTTTAATGTAGAGACCGTAGAGTACAAGAACATCAGTTTCACTGTATGGGATGTCGGTGGTCAAGACAAAATTCGACCGCTGTGGCGTCATTACTTCCAGAACACACAGG GTCTCATCTTTGTTGTGGACAGCAACGACAGAGAGCGATGTACGGAGGCTCGTGAAGAGCTCTTGAGAATGTTGGCAGAGGACGAGCTGCGTGATGCCGTGCTCTTAGTGTTTGCCAACAAACAA GACCTTCCAAACGCTATGAATGCTGCAGAACTTACAGACAAGATGAATCTTCACTCTCTACGCAACAGACACTGGTACATCCAGGCAACCTGTGCCACCACAGGAGATGGTCTCTATGAAGGACTGGACTGGTTGTCCAATCAACTCAAGAACCATTAA